In Candidatus Angelobacter sp., the genomic stretch CAGCCCAGAACGCGGCCTCAGCCTCTTCGCGATCGAAGAGCGGGACTTCTTCCCAGCTCGTAATGGCATGCATGTTCGGCAGTTGGTTCGCCCACTTACCCGCCCTCGCCGACGGGCGGTTCGCCTGTCGCACTTCCCGTCCGTTTTCTATTGGCCCAAGGTTTGATTAAGTTTCCGCTGGTAAAAGAACTGTTCTTCCGGATCGAAGGGTCTCGCGTAAATCACTCGAACCTGCTTCCCATTGGTTCGATAGACACTGAAAACGCCAATTCCTCCGGCCGAACGCCCCAGATTAAAGAACCTGGCCTGCGCTGAAAACCGGGACGAATCAGGCAACAGCTTGATTGCGAACGGGTCTTCGAACGACTCCTCAACATCCCGAGGGTTCAAAGAACTATCCCACTCAAAGGGCGTATTGGACCAATCAAACTCCATTGGAGGGTTAATTGTAAATCAAACGCCCATGCAATGTAATTACATTGTAACTACATTAAGCGTTATAGCTTGTCAATCGAAAACTCGGCGCCTGGAAAAGAAAGTGGCCACCGCAACCGTCGGTGGCCACTTTTCAAAGGTCGCACCCGCCTATTCTTCGCCGCCTTTCCTGCCGCCGCTGGTTGCATCACCGAGCTGGTCAATGAGACTGATCAATGGCAGAAACAGCGCAATGACGATGCTGCCAACGACGACCGCCAGAAAAACGATCATGATCGGCTCGAGAAGAGAAGTCATTGCAGATACAGCGTTGTCCACCTCGTCGTCATAATTGTCGGCTATCTTCATCAACATTTCCGGCAACGCACCCGTCTGCTCGCCAACATCCACCATGCTGACCACCATCGGCGGAAATACGTTCGCCGCTTCCAGGGGCGCCGTGATCGTCTCCCCTTCCTTGACGCTTTCGTGAACCGCCGAGACCGCCTCTCCGACCACAACGTTACCGGAGGTTTCCTTCACGATGGTCAGCGCCTGCAGAATCGGCACGCCGCTGCTGACCAGCGTGCCCAGCGTTCGCGCAAAACGCGAGATCGCGACCTTGCTCACCACTGGACCCAGCAGTGGAAAATTCAACTTGAATCGGTCGAACAGCCGCCGCCCGAATTTAGTTCGCGTGAACAGCTTCAAACTGATGAAAAACGCGACCACCGAAATCAATGACATGATGAAATGTCCGGCGATGACACGGCTCACGTTGAGAACAAACTGCGTGAACGCCGGGAGCCCCTGGCCTTCCAGCATTTCTTTAAAAATTGCCTCGAACTTTGGAATGACGAACACCATCAGGATCGTCAGAATCGTTACCGCGACGAAAATGACGGCGCACGGATAAAACATCGCTGCCTTGACCTTGCCGCGAATTTTCTGCGCCTTTTCCATGAACTCCGACAATCGGTTCAACACGACCTCGAGAACGCCACCCAGCTCGCCCGCCTTGACCATGTTTACGTAAAGCCGGTTGAACACCTTGGGATGCTGCGCAAGTCCTTCGGAAAATGTGCTGCCGCCTTCGATGGCCAGAGCGAGATCGTTGATCACTTCCTTGAGCGTTGGATTTTTCTCCTGCCGTTCCAGCACTCGCAGCCCACGCAGCAAGGGAAGACCCGCGTCCACGAGCGTGGCCAGCTGCCGGGTAAAGGTTGTCAAGACCTTCGGCTTGACCTTCCCGCTCAGGCCGGGGATTTTGATACTGATGTTCAGGCTGCCTTTTTTCTTGCCCTTCTTATCGGCGGCACCGCCCTTGGTTTTCTTGTCCCCCTTCTCCTTTGACTTGTCGGCTTCGACCACCTTCGTGGGGAAGTACCCCATTTCCTTCAGGCGGCTTATGGCTTCGTTTTGGTTCGATACTTCCAAGCTGCCTTTGGTTTCCTTACCCCGTGAATCCATGGCAACATAATTGAACTTTGGCATAAGAGGCCTTTCGCTTAGGTGTATTTGAGCACTTCCTCGATTGTAGTGTCGCCGTCGAAAATACCGCGCATCCCGTCCTCTCGCAGCGTGACCATCCCCAGTTCCACAGCCTTCTGACGGATCACGACCGTGGGCGCCCGTTCGTTGATCAGCGCGCGAATGGGCTCGCTGATGACAAGTAATTCGTAAATCCCACGGCGTCCTTTGTAACCCGTGTCATTGCAGTTGCCGCATCCGCGTCCGTAGTAAAACACCTTGTCGCCGATGTCGTGCGGTGAAAGGTTGAGCAGCGCCAGCTGGTTCTCAGTCGGTTCGAACGGAGTCCGGCATTTCTTGCACGTCGTACGCACCAAACGTTGGGCCAGAACCGACAAGAGTGTGGACGAAATCAAAAACGGCTCCACCCCCATGTCGATAAGACGAGTGACCGCGCCCGGCGCATCGTTCGTGTGGAGCGTGCTCAGCACGAGATGCCCTGTCAGTGACGCCTGAATGGCGATTTGGGAGGTTTCCAGATCGCGAATTTCCCCCAACATGATCACATCAGGGTCCTGACGCAAAAATGCGCGCAGTGCCCGTGGAAAGGTCATCCCGACTCCCTCGTTCACCGGCACCTGCATGATGCCCTCGATGTCGAATTCAACCGGATCCTCGACCGTCAGCAACTTCGAGTCGATCGAGTTTATGCGGCGGAGGCAGGAATACAGCGTCGTCGTTTTACCGCATCCAGTCGGTCCCGTATTGATGAATATTCCGTTCGGCTGCTGAATCGCCTGGCCCACATGATCGTAAATGACCTTTGAAAAACCGAGCGATTCCAGCTCCATGTTCACAGCCGAGCGATCAAGCACACGCAACACCACCGATTCGCCAAACTGGGTCGGGAGGGTTGATACACGCAAATCGATCTGTCGCCCACCCAATGTGATGGCGATGCGACCGTCCTGAGGCAACCGGCGCTCCGCGATGTCGAGATTTGCCATGACCTTGATACGCGAGGTCACCGGCAACGCCAGATGCTTCGGCGGAGGTGTCATTTCATACAACGCGCCGTCCACGCGATATCGAATTTTGAATTCGTCTTCGAACGGCTCGAAGTGGATGTCGCTGGCGCGGTCCTGCACGGCCTGATAGAGCACCAGGTTGACGAACTTGATGATCGGCGTTTCGTTGGCAAGGTTTTCCAGATCCGCCACTCCATCACCCGTGCCGACCTCGGCGATTTCTTTTGCAATATCGGCGTCGGCTCCCAATTCTTTCAGAATGTCACCGACACTTTCACTTTCCTGCCCGTAAAACTTGTTGATGGCTTTTTCGATTTGTGCCGGGTCAGCGACGACCACCTGAACCTCCTTGCCGGTCAGGTAATTCAACTCGTCAACGACCGCCGGATTGAGCGGGTCCGCCAGGGCAATCCGGACCGTTGAGCCATGTAACGCCACGGGGAGACACTGGTGCATGCGCGCCGCCGTTGCCGGTACGGTCTTCAGAACGTCCTCCGCCAGGTCCAAATCCGAAAGTTCCACGACTTCGGTGCTCAAATGTTCCGCCATTAGTTGAAGGATCGTTTCCAAATCCAACAGACCAAAATCCTGCAGGATCTGAATGGGCGGCTTGCCGCTTCGGGTGTGTTCCTGCAGAACCTCCTCCAGTTGCAGGTCATCGACGAGCCCGCGCTCTTGAATCAACGCCAGCAATGGAATTGAAGAAATGTCCGCCATACCCAGGAAAATTACGAATGCCCTCCCTGCGGCTGTTCCCCCTGCCCCATTTGCGCCTGTTGGATTTCCTGCAGCTTCGTCAAAATGGTTGATGGGTCCTGCGCCTTGGTAATGACTTCTTCCTGTGAAATCATTCCCTGCTGGTATTTGTCGATCAGAAAACTGTCCAGCGTGACCATCCCGTATTTGGCGCCGGTCTGAATGTCCGAGTTTATGCGGA encodes the following:
- a CDS encoding type II secretion system F family protein, producing MPKFNYVAMDSRGKETKGSLEVSNQNEAISRLKEMGYFPTKVVEADKSKEKGDKKTKGGAADKKGKKKGSLNISIKIPGLSGKVKPKVLTTFTRQLATLVDAGLPLLRGLRVLERQEKNPTLKEVINDLALAIEGGSTFSEGLAQHPKVFNRLYVNMVKAGELGGVLEVVLNRLSEFMEKAQKIRGKVKAAMFYPCAVIFVAVTILTILMVFVIPKFEAIFKEMLEGQGLPAFTQFVLNVSRVIAGHFIMSLISVVAFFISLKLFTRTKFGRRLFDRFKLNFPLLGPVVSKVAISRFARTLGTLVSSGVPILQALTIVKETSGNVVVGEAVSAVHESVKEGETITAPLEAANVFPPMVVSMVDVGEQTGALPEMLMKIADNYDDEVDNAVSAMTSLLEPIMIVFLAVVVGSIVIALFLPLISLIDQLGDATSGGRKGGEE
- the gspE gene encoding type II secretion system ATPase GspE, translated to MADISSIPLLALIQERGLVDDLQLEEVLQEHTRSGKPPIQILQDFGLLDLETILQLMAEHLSTEVVELSDLDLAEDVLKTVPATAARMHQCLPVALHGSTVRIALADPLNPAVVDELNYLTGKEVQVVVADPAQIEKAINKFYGQESESVGDILKELGADADIAKEIAEVGTGDGVADLENLANETPIIKFVNLVLYQAVQDRASDIHFEPFEDEFKIRYRVDGALYEMTPPPKHLALPVTSRIKVMANLDIAERRLPQDGRIAITLGGRQIDLRVSTLPTQFGESVVLRVLDRSAVNMELESLGFSKVIYDHVGQAIQQPNGIFINTGPTGCGKTTTLYSCLRRINSIDSKLLTVEDPVEFDIEGIMQVPVNEGVGMTFPRALRAFLRQDPDVIMLGEIRDLETSQIAIQASLTGHLVLSTLHTNDAPGAVTRLIDMGVEPFLISSTLLSVLAQRLVRTTCKKCRTPFEPTENQLALLNLSPHDIGDKVFYYGRGCGNCNDTGYKGRRGIYELLVISEPIRALINERAPTVVIRQKAVELGMVTLREDGMRGIFDGDTTIEEVLKYT